A window of Oscillatoria sp. FACHB-1407 contains these coding sequences:
- a CDS encoding response regulator, which produces MLSPQVSTANGAIASRSMSSISRPTVLVIDDSPLMQEMIKRALAGSYHLLTASSATEALSLLAHQAVSIVLLDITMPDIDGYELCRTLRNLPQFQQLPVIMLTARDGVFDRVQARLAGATEYLTKPFDAANLHHTIERFIQSSTLA; this is translated from the coding sequence ATGTTATCCCCTCAAGTTTCAACTGCAAATGGCGCGATCGCCTCACGCTCTATGTCTTCTATCTCTCGTCCCACAGTTTTAGTCATCGACGACAGCCCGTTGATGCAAGAAATGATCAAACGAGCATTGGCAGGTTCCTATCACCTGCTGACGGCTAGCAGTGCGACAGAAGCATTGTCCTTGCTGGCACACCAAGCCGTATCCATCGTGCTCCTTGATATCACAATGCCGGACATAGATGGATACGAGCTATGCCGTACCCTGCGAAACCTACCCCAATTTCAACAGTTGCCAGTGATTATGTTGACTGCACGAGATGGCGTGTTCGATCGCGTTCAAGCCCGACTTGCAGGGGCAACTGAATATTTAACCAAACCGTTTGATGCTGCTAACTTGCATCACACCATTGAAAGATTCATTCAAAGCAGCACACTCGCTTAA
- the gltX gene encoding glutamate--tRNA ligase has translation MSVRVRLAPSPTGNLHIGTARTAVFNWLFARHHGGQFILRVEDTDVERSRPEYTQNILEGLTWLGLTWDEGPFFQTDRMELYRQKVQILLDKGLAYRAYDTPEELDAMREAQKARGEAPRYDNRHRNLTPEQEAAFQAEGRKPVIRFKIDDAREITWNDLVRGNVTWKGRDLGGDMVIARAAEVGGVGQPLYNFVVVVDDIDMQMTHVIRGEDHIGNTPKQILLYEALGATIPQFGHTPLILNQAGAKLSKRDGVTSISDFKKMGYTAEAIANYMTLLGWSPPEGMAEIFALTEAAQQFGFERVNKAGAKFDWDKLNWINSQYLHHMPLDRLTDLLIPYWQEAGYSFDPQSDRPWLEQVTTLIQASLTRLDDAVAMTRYLFIADVGFTEAATTQLQQEGTAIALQGILKGLGETPSLSSEAAQALVQQVVSAEKLKKGLVMRSLRAALTGDMHGPDLVQSWLLLHHNGVDQQRLQQAIAIAQ, from the coding sequence ATGTCTGTTCGTGTCCGCCTTGCTCCTAGCCCAACTGGAAACCTGCATATCGGTACAGCCCGTACCGCTGTATTTAACTGGCTATTTGCCCGTCACCATGGCGGACAATTTATTTTGCGAGTCGAAGACACTGATGTAGAGCGATCGCGCCCTGAGTATACCCAAAACATTCTAGAAGGATTGACCTGGTTAGGGTTGACCTGGGATGAGGGACCCTTCTTCCAGACCGATCGCATGGAGTTGTATCGGCAGAAAGTCCAGATACTTCTGGATAAGGGTTTAGCCTATCGTGCCTACGACACACCCGAAGAACTCGATGCTATGCGAGAGGCACAAAAAGCCAGAGGAGAAGCCCCTCGCTATGACAATCGCCACCGCAATCTAACCCCAGAACAAGAAGCCGCGTTTCAGGCAGAAGGTCGCAAGCCCGTCATTCGCTTCAAAATTGACGATGCGCGAGAAATTACCTGGAATGACCTGGTGCGAGGCAACGTCACCTGGAAGGGACGTGATCTGGGAGGCGATATGGTGATTGCCCGCGCGGCTGAGGTGGGTGGGGTCGGACAACCCCTCTACAACTTCGTAGTGGTTGTCGATGATATCGATATGCAGATGACCCATGTGATTCGGGGTGAAGACCACATCGGTAACACTCCCAAGCAAATCCTGCTCTATGAAGCACTGGGCGCAACAATTCCTCAGTTTGGACACACCCCACTGATTCTGAATCAGGCTGGAGCCAAGCTCTCTAAACGGGATGGCGTGACCTCCATCTCCGACTTCAAAAAAATGGGCTACACTGCCGAAGCGATCGCCAACTACATGACCCTGCTCGGTTGGTCGCCCCCAGAAGGCATGGCAGAAATCTTTGCTTTAACCGAAGCGGCTCAACAGTTTGGGTTTGAGCGAGTTAACAAAGCAGGAGCCAAGTTTGACTGGGACAAGCTGAACTGGATTAACAGTCAATACCTGCACCATATGCCGCTCGATCGCCTGACCGATTTGCTCATTCCCTACTGGCAGGAAGCAGGCTATTCCTTTGATCCCCAAAGCGATCGCCCCTGGTTAGAGCAAGTAACCACACTCATTCAAGCCAGTCTGACGCGCCTGGACGATGCGGTTGCCATGACGCGCTACCTATTCATCGCGGATGTCGGTTTTACGGAAGCCGCCACGACCCAACTGCAACAAGAGGGAACCGCGATCGCCCTTCAAGGTATTCTAAAAGGACTCGGAGAAACTCCATCGTTGAGCAGCGAAGCCGCTCAGGCTCTCGTGCAGCAGGTTGTCTCTGCTGAAAAGCTGAAGAAGGGCTTGGTGATGCGATCGCTACGAGCCGCACTCACAGGTGATATGCATGGTCCTGATTTGGTGCAATCATGGCTATTACTCCATCACAACGGAGTAGATCAACAGCGACTCCAACAGGCGATCGCGATCGCACAATAG
- a CDS encoding pentapeptide repeat-containing protein, with amino-acid sequence MATGGRIDGRSQKWLNPRSCAMGCLGYIAGFVSLPLAILWWVNTPQMKAERFLEGEIRDCQGCNLSHRDLSFAELDQVNLSRANLEGAILGAAKLNAANLSGANLRFAILRQAELNNANFEGADLTSAEFRCGAGTCTDLRGTNFKNANLTRADFRVVGFTPVGEVGLEGVDFTGADLTEATFEGASLRGALMEQAQFCRTTMPDGSVSNRDCGGE; translated from the coding sequence ATGGCAACCGGAGGACGTATTGATGGGCGATCGCAGAAGTGGCTGAATCCCCGTTCTTGTGCAATGGGTTGTTTGGGATACATTGCTGGATTTGTGAGCTTACCCCTGGCGATTTTGTGGTGGGTGAATACACCTCAGATGAAGGCAGAGCGATTTTTAGAAGGAGAAATCCGGGATTGTCAGGGGTGTAATCTCTCGCATCGAGATCTCTCGTTTGCCGAGTTGGATCAGGTCAATTTGTCGAGGGCTAATCTAGAGGGAGCCATTTTAGGGGCAGCAAAGCTAAACGCTGCCAACCTTTCGGGTGCAAATCTCAGGTTTGCAATTCTCCGGCAAGCTGAGTTAAATAATGCCAATTTTGAGGGGGCTGATTTGACCTCGGCAGAGTTTCGTTGTGGCGCGGGAACCTGTACTGATTTGAGGGGAACCAACTTCAAAAATGCTAACTTGACTCGTGCTGATTTTAGAGTGGTTGGATTTACCCCGGTGGGTGAGGTGGGTTTAGAAGGAGTTGATTTTACAGGAGCCGATTTAACGGAGGCAACATTTGAAGGAGCGAGTTTGAGGGGTGCGCTCATGGAGCAAGCCCAATTTTGCAGAACGACTATGCCGGATGGGTCGGTTTCCAATCGAGATTGTGGAGGAGAGTAA